A genome region from Streptomyces sp. NBC_01296 includes the following:
- a CDS encoding dipeptidase has protein sequence MADLQDEQNAAYTAHTAYTADTAPAGPGSAGAEDLPAAVPGSALERAVALLSVHPVADGHNTLVWTLRQSPYHDIDTPDSGVDTDIPRLRAGGVGAQFWSLLLPHEAAAGDQVVADALEQIDVALTLMRLYPDGLCLALTADDMADARNRGRIASFLGPVSGRTLTDSLGALRAFHALGVRVLAPAGAPWADHDLTPFGHEVVREMNRLAMLVDLTGCTPEVACQLAGASKAPVIASHTAAAALNRHPANVTDEVLLALRAANGLAMVTFDAEQTGDSLHAVADHVEHVRAVAGPHCVGLGATFGSEQGAPRPAGLTDPSGYPRLIAELLERGWSETDLALLTWDNAQRVLRDAEFTARAAQHRRPA, from the coding sequence ATGGCCGACCTGCAGGATGAACAGAACGCCGCGTACACCGCGCACACCGCTTACACCGCCGATACGGCCCCCGCGGGCCCCGGCTCCGCCGGAGCCGAGGACCTGCCCGCCGCGGTACCGGGCAGCGCCCTGGAGCGGGCCGTCGCCCTGCTGTCCGTGCATCCCGTCGCCGACGGGCACAACACACTGGTCTGGACCCTGCGCCAGAGCCCGTACCACGACATCGACACCCCGGACAGCGGAGTCGACACCGACATCCCGCGGCTGCGCGCCGGCGGGGTCGGCGCCCAGTTCTGGTCGCTGCTGCTGCCGCACGAGGCCGCGGCCGGCGACCAGGTGGTGGCCGACGCCCTCGAACAGATCGACGTGGCGCTCACCCTGATGCGCCTTTATCCCGACGGCCTGTGCCTCGCGCTGACCGCGGACGACATGGCCGATGCCCGCAACCGGGGCCGGATCGCCTCGTTCCTGGGCCCCGTGTCCGGCCGTACGCTGACCGATTCGCTGGGCGCCCTGCGTGCGTTCCACGCCCTGGGCGTACGGGTCCTCGCGCCCGCGGGAGCGCCCTGGGCCGACCATGACCTGACGCCCTTCGGCCACGAGGTGGTCCGGGAGATGAACCGGCTGGCGATGCTGGTGGACCTGACCGGCTGTACGCCGGAGGTGGCCTGCCAGCTCGCGGGGGCCTCCAAGGCCCCGGTGATCGCCTCGCACACCGCGGCGGCCGCGCTGAACCGGCATCCGGCCAATGTGACCGACGAGGTCCTGCTGGCCCTGCGGGCGGCGAACGGTCTGGCGATGGTGACCTTCGACGCCGAACAGACCGGGGACTCGCTGCACGCCGTCGCCGACCACGTGGAACACGTACGGGCCGTCGCGGGCCCGCACTGCGTGGGCCTCGGCGCCACCTTCGGCTCCGAGCAGGGCGCGCCCCGGCCGGCCGGCCTGACCGACCCCTCGGGCTATCCGCGGCTGATCGCGGAGCTGCTCGAGCGGGGCTGGTCGGAGACCGACCTGGCCTTGCTGACCTGGGACAACGCCCAGCGGGTGCTACGCGACGCGGAGTTCACGGCCCGAGCCGCCCAGCACCGCAGACCGGCGTAG
- a CDS encoding UDP-glucose dehydrogenase family protein: MAPLRITVIGTGYLGATHAAAMAELGFEVLGLDVVPEKIEMLSAGRVPMYEPGLEELLAQHVAGLPGSTGRLRFTQSWEEVGAFGDVHFVCVNTPQKHGEYACDMSYVDSAMQSLAPHLTRPVLVVGKSTVPVGSAERLAAKLAELAPAGDGVELAWNPEFLREGFAVQDTLHPDRIVIGVQGERAEKLLREVYETPMAEGTPLVVTDFPTAELVKTAANSFLATKISFINAMAEVCEAAGGDVVKLAEAIGHDERIGSKFLRAGIGFGGGCLPKDIRAFMARAGELGADQALTFLREVDSINMRRRGHMVELAREAVGGSFLGKRVAVLGATFKPDSDDVRDSPALNVAGQIHLQGGQVTVYDPKGMDNARRVFPTLGYADSALEAARGAEVVLHLTEWREFRDLDPVELGEVVTDRLILDGRNALDTDRWRAAGWTYRAMGRPRA; this comes from the coding sequence ATGGCCCCCCTCAGGATCACTGTGATCGGCACCGGCTACCTCGGCGCGACCCATGCCGCCGCGATGGCCGAGCTGGGCTTCGAGGTGCTCGGGCTGGACGTGGTCCCGGAGAAGATCGAGATGCTGTCCGCCGGCCGGGTGCCGATGTACGAGCCCGGGCTCGAGGAACTCCTCGCCCAGCACGTCGCGGGCCTGCCGGGCTCCACCGGGCGGCTGCGCTTCACGCAGTCCTGGGAGGAGGTCGGCGCCTTCGGCGACGTCCACTTCGTCTGCGTGAACACCCCGCAGAAGCACGGCGAGTACGCGTGCGACATGAGTTACGTCGACTCCGCGATGCAGTCGCTGGCCCCGCACCTGACCCGGCCGGTGCTGGTCGTCGGCAAGTCCACCGTGCCGGTGGGCTCGGCGGAGCGGCTCGCCGCGAAGCTGGCCGAGCTGGCCCCGGCCGGCGACGGGGTCGAGCTGGCGTGGAACCCGGAGTTCCTGCGGGAGGGCTTCGCCGTGCAGGACACCCTGCACCCCGACCGGATCGTGATCGGCGTCCAGGGCGAGCGCGCCGAGAAGCTGCTGCGCGAGGTGTACGAGACGCCGATGGCGGAGGGCACCCCGCTGGTGGTGACCGACTTCCCGACGGCCGAGCTCGTCAAGACCGCCGCCAACTCCTTCCTCGCCACGAAGATCTCCTTCATCAACGCGATGGCGGAGGTCTGCGAGGCCGCCGGCGGCGACGTGGTCAAGCTGGCCGAGGCCATCGGCCACGACGAGCGGATCGGCTCGAAGTTCCTGCGCGCCGGCATCGGCTTCGGCGGCGGCTGCCTTCCCAAGGACATCCGGGCCTTCATGGCGCGCGCCGGCGAGCTCGGCGCGGACCAGGCGCTGACCTTCCTGCGCGAGGTCGACTCCATCAACATGCGCCGCCGCGGCCACATGGTCGAGCTGGCCCGCGAGGCCGTGGGCGGGTCCTTCCTCGGCAAGCGCGTCGCGGTGCTGGGCGCCACCTTCAAGCCGGACTCCGACGACGTCCGCGACTCCCCCGCGCTGAACGTGGCCGGGCAGATCCACCTCCAGGGCGGCCAGGTCACCGTCTACGACCCGAAGGGCATGGACAACGCCCGCCGCGTCTTCCCGACGCTCGGGTACGCGGACTCGGCGCTGGAGGCGGCCCGCGGCGCGGAGGTCGTCCTGCACCTCACCGAATGGCGCGAGTTCCGCGACCTCGACCCGGTGGAGCTGGGCGAGGTCGTCACCGACCGCCTGATCCTCGACGGCCGCAACGCCCTCGACACCGACCGCTGGCGCGCGGCCGGCTGGACGTACCGTGCGATGGGCCGCCCCCGCGCCTAG